One part of the Bacteroidia bacterium genome encodes these proteins:
- a CDS encoding acyl-CoA dehydrogenase family protein produces the protein MIAKEKNSSKTAHPFEAPDYYMLDDLLSEEYILIRNSTRDWMNTHISPFINDWAQNNECPTHLVQEMGAQGFFGPSLPESYGCPGLDEISYGLIMQEIERVDSGIRSMASVQGSLVMYPIYKYGSEEQKQKYLPKLASGELMGCFGLTEPDHGSNPGGMLSNFRDMGDHYLLNGSKTWISNSPFADIAVVWAKNENGRVQGLILERGMEGLSTPKIDNKWSLRASHTGELVFDNVKVPKENLLPNVIGLKGPLGCLDKARYGISWGAIGAAMDCYYTALRYAKERIQFDKPIAGYQLQQKKLAEMVTEITKMQLLAYRLGQLMNEGKATTQQISMAKRNNVAGALEIARESRQILGGMGITGDYSMMRHMMNLESVITYEGTHDIHLLITGMDITGISAFR, from the coding sequence ATGATCGCCAAAGAAAAAAATAGTAGTAAGACCGCTCATCCCTTCGAAGCTCCAGATTATTATATGCTCGACGACTTGCTCTCAGAAGAGTATATTTTGATCCGGAACAGCACCCGCGATTGGATGAACACTCACATATCTCCCTTTATCAATGACTGGGCACAGAATAACGAATGTCCGACTCATTTGGTACAGGAAATGGGTGCACAAGGCTTTTTTGGTCCTTCATTGCCAGAATCTTATGGATGTCCTGGGCTGGATGAAATTTCTTATGGTCTCATCATGCAGGAGATTGAAAGAGTGGATTCAGGCATCAGATCTATGGCTTCTGTACAAGGTTCCCTTGTTATGTATCCGATTTACAAATACGGATCAGAGGAGCAAAAACAAAAGTACCTTCCCAAGCTCGCCAGTGGTGAACTTATGGGATGTTTTGGATTGACAGAGCCGGATCATGGTTCAAATCCCGGAGGAATGCTCAGCAATTTCCGAGATATGGGAGATCATTACCTCCTGAATGGTTCCAAAACCTGGATTTCCAATTCCCCATTTGCAGATATCGCTGTGGTATGGGCAAAAAATGAAAACGGAAGAGTTCAAGGGTTGATTTTGGAAAGAGGAATGGAAGGCCTTTCCACGCCAAAAATTGATAACAAATGGTCCTTGAGAGCTTCACATACCGGTGAGTTGGTCTTTGATAATGTAAAAGTTCCCAAAGAGAATCTTCTGCCTAATGTAATTGGATTGAAAGGTCCTTTAGGTTGCCTGGATAAAGCTCGATACGGCATCAGTTGGGGAGCCATTGGAGCTGCTATGGATTGTTATTATACCGCTTTGAGGTATGCGAAAGAAAGAATCCAGTTTGATAAGCCGATTGCGGGCTATCAATTGCAGCAAAAGAAGCTTGCCGAAATGGTAACTGAGATCACCAAAATGCAATTGCTTGCCTATCGTTTGGGACAACTGATGAATGAAGGGAAAGCAACTACGCAGCAGATTTCTATGGCCAAGCGGAACAATGTTGCCGGAGCTTTGGAAATCGCCAGAGAATCCCGTCAGATTTTAGGAGGCATGGGCATTACGGGAGATTATTCTATGATGCGCCATATGATGAATCTTGAATCTGTGATTACCTATGAAGGAACCCACGATATTCACCTGCTCATTACAGGTATGGATATTACCGGGATTTCTGCTTTTAGGTAG
- a CDS encoding T9SS type A sorting domain-containing protein, whose product MKLLLHSLFSLCLLTGFSLCTFSQNQILSSGGDITGPGGSQSFSLGQLGYNSLSAGDFSIIEGLQQPKEISVLVSVWFEEEGIEIYPNPARNYIKLIYPDLDQERKISLFSMKGEKLRTTIIKESENLIDIKDLSPGLYFLLIQSKDKVLHAHQIIIE is encoded by the coding sequence ATGAAACTACTACTTCATTCTCTGTTTTCTCTCTGCCTATTAACAGGGTTCTCACTTTGCACATTTTCTCAAAACCAAATCCTAAGTTCCGGAGGAGATATCACAGGTCCTGGAGGTAGCCAAAGCTTCTCATTAGGCCAGCTAGGGTATAATAGTTTGTCAGCCGGCGATTTCAGTATCATAGAAGGCCTACAGCAACCTAAAGAAATTTCAGTCCTTGTATCTGTCTGGTTTGAAGAAGAAGGAATTGAAATTTACCCTAATCCCGCCCGAAATTATATCAAGCTAATTTATCCCGATCTGGATCAGGAGCGAAAAATTAGTCTGTTTTCTATGAAAGGCGAAAAACTCAGAACTACAATAATTAAAGAGTCGGAAAACCTGATTGATATTAAAGATCTAAGTCCCGGTCTTTATTTTCTACTCATTCAAAGCAAGGATAAAGTCTTGCATGCACATCAAATTATCATTGAATAA
- a CDS encoding acyl-CoA dehydrogenase family protein, which produces MTYSRYFTEEHQMFREGFREFLKREVVPYIEEWEKTGTIDRFIWEKFGEMGYFGIAYPEAYGGLGLDLFYTVIFLEELQRINSGGFAAAMWAHAYLAMQHLNAEGDERIKREYLTPSIEGKKIGCLCITEPFAGSDVGGMRTTAVKEGDEYVINGSKTFITNGVYSDYLVVSAKTNPELGGKGISMFLIDRDTPGVSATKLEKLGWRASDTGEISFSDVRIPVENLMGEENKGFLYLMQHLALERLIMAINASARSEFALEYALGYMEERKAFGKSINQFQVLRHRVAEMASQIEMHKQFNYHVTERLNEGEYVVKEATMAKLNSTKMADEVIYKCLQMLGGYGYMEEYPMARLFRDSRLGPIGGGTSEILCEIIAKMVIDGKEYNAPIPKKMEPMS; this is translated from the coding sequence ATGACATACTCCAGATATTTTACAGAAGAGCACCAAATGTTCAGAGAAGGTTTTCGTGAGTTTCTGAAGAGAGAAGTGGTGCCTTATATAGAGGAATGGGAAAAGACAGGGACTATAGATCGTTTTATATGGGAAAAGTTTGGGGAAATGGGATACTTCGGTATCGCTTATCCTGAAGCCTATGGCGGATTGGGATTGGACCTTTTCTACACGGTTATTTTCCTCGAAGAATTACAACGCATCAATAGTGGAGGCTTTGCAGCTGCTATGTGGGCCCATGCCTACCTCGCTATGCAACACCTCAATGCGGAAGGGGATGAAAGAATTAAAAGAGAATATCTGACTCCCAGCATAGAAGGAAAGAAAATTGGTTGTCTCTGTATTACAGAGCCTTTCGCTGGATCAGACGTAGGCGGCATGAGAACAACTGCGGTGAAGGAAGGAGATGAATATGTGATCAATGGTTCAAAAACCTTTATCACAAACGGGGTATATAGCGATTATCTCGTTGTTTCTGCGAAAACTAATCCTGAGCTGGGCGGCAAAGGCATCAGTATGTTCCTGATCGACAGAGATACTCCGGGTGTATCTGCCACCAAACTGGAAAAACTGGGATGGAGAGCTTCTGATACAGGAGAGATTTCTTTCTCTGACGTCCGCATCCCGGTAGAGAACCTCATGGGAGAGGAAAACAAAGGCTTTCTTTACCTCATGCAACATCTAGCCTTAGAACGCCTCATCATGGCCATTAACGCCTCTGCAAGATCGGAGTTTGCCCTGGAGTATGCCCTGGGATATATGGAAGAAAGAAAAGCCTTTGGGAAAAGCATCAATCAGTTCCAGGTTCTGCGACACAGGGTAGCTGAAATGGCTAGCCAGATTGAAATGCATAAGCAATTCAACTACCATGTTACTGAGCGATTGAATGAGGGAGAATATGTGGTGAAAGAAGCTACCATGGCCAAACTCAATAGCACCAAAATGGCGGATGAAGTCATATATAAATGCCTGCAAATGCTGGGCGGCTATGGTTACATGGAAGAATATCCGATGGCCCGCTTGTTCAGAGATAGTCGTCTGGGACCCATAGGTGGAGGTACTTCTGAGATTCTTTGTGAGATCATTGCCAAAATGGTGATTGATGGCAAAGAGTATAATGCGCCTATTCCAAAGAAAATGGAGCCTATGAGCTAG
- a CDS encoding ABC transporter transmembrane domain-containing protein: MFGRKRDNSEKKERPKMSWASFKEGLKAFEFIKPYKWYFIGGLIMLFISSNLFMIFPFLMGDLVDTAEGRGMLGLSLSEIGWFLLIALPIQGLISYFRVILFAIVSEKAIADMRKSMYKKLISLPITFFEENKTGDLISRITADISKLFGIFSVTLAEFLRQILTLIVGILFLAITTPKLSLIMILTIPVVVVSGFFFGRYIRKYSKSRQEKLADSNSMLSETVQSISIVKAYANEWFEIRRYYKSIWEVVGIGLKYANARALFAVFIISIFFGAIFFIIWQGAIMVQDGTITSGQLISFVTYTFIIGGSIASLGNFTTELFGAVGATERVREILNTDNEVELGEDIPINPISIKGKISFEHVQFRYPTRTDIPVLQGVDLDIQSGQKVALVGPSGVGKSTIIQLLLQFYPIQQGDIKVDGKSIYDYDLRELRNKMALVPQDVILFGGTIKENILYGREEATEEEVIEAAKKSNSWEFIENFPEGLDTLVGERGVKLSGGQRQRIAIARAILKDPAILLLDEATSALDAESEKIVQDALEKLMEGRTSIIIAHRLSTIKDVDCIFVLDEGKIVEKGRHEELLNLQDGAYSKQAHLAGLN, from the coding sequence ATGTTTGGAAGAAAAAGAGATAATTCGGAGAAGAAAGAAAGGCCCAAAATGAGCTGGGCAAGTTTCAAGGAGGGCTTGAAAGCATTTGAATTTATCAAACCCTATAAATGGTACTTCATTGGGGGATTGATCATGTTATTCATCTCAAGCAATCTCTTTATGATCTTCCCTTTCCTGATGGGTGATCTGGTTGATACAGCTGAAGGAAGAGGGATGTTGGGACTGAGCTTAAGTGAAATAGGATGGTTTTTATTGATTGCTTTACCAATCCAGGGCTTGATCTCCTATTTTCGCGTTATTCTGTTTGCCATTGTGAGTGAGAAAGCGATTGCGGATATGCGCAAGTCGATGTATAAGAAGTTAATCTCTTTGCCAATTACCTTTTTTGAAGAAAATAAAACGGGGGATTTGATTAGCCGAATCACCGCAGATATCTCCAAGCTTTTTGGTATATTTTCAGTTACCCTGGCCGAATTTCTTCGCCAGATTCTGACCCTGATCGTCGGAATTTTATTCCTCGCTATTACCACCCCCAAATTATCCTTAATCATGATCCTTACCATACCGGTTGTGGTCGTGAGTGGATTCTTTTTTGGGCGATATATTCGGAAGTATTCTAAATCCCGCCAGGAAAAATTGGCGGATTCAAACTCCATGCTTTCTGAAACGGTGCAATCTATCAGTATCGTTAAAGCTTATGCAAATGAGTGGTTCGAAATCCGTCGCTATTACAAGTCTATTTGGGAAGTTGTTGGGATCGGATTAAAGTATGCCAATGCCAGAGCCCTTTTTGCAGTCTTTATCATCAGCATATTTTTCGGCGCAATATTCTTCATCATCTGGCAAGGAGCAATTATGGTTCAGGACGGAACCATTACCTCAGGTCAATTGATCTCTTTCGTTACCTATACCTTTATCATTGGAGGCTCAATCGCCAGTTTAGGAAATTTTACCACAGAACTTTTTGGCGCGGTAGGAGCTACAGAGCGAGTACGGGAAATACTTAACACAGATAATGAAGTTGAACTGGGAGAAGATATTCCGATCAATCCCATTTCCATAAAAGGAAAAATCAGCTTTGAACATGTACAATTCCGCTACCCGACCCGGACGGATATTCCGGTTCTGCAGGGAGTCGATTTAGATATTCAAAGTGGACAGAAAGTAGCCCTGGTAGGTCCCAGTGGTGTAGGGAAATCCACCATTATCCAACTTTTACTTCAGTTTTATCCCATTCAGCAAGGAGATATAAAAGTGGATGGTAAAAGCATTTACGATTACGATCTTCGTGAGTTGAGAAATAAAATGGCTTTGGTGCCCCAGGATGTGATCCTGTTTGGGGGAACGATCAAAGAAAATATTCTGTATGGAAGGGAAGAAGCTACAGAAGAAGAAGTGATAGAAGCAGCCAAAAAATCCAATAGCTGGGAGTTTATTGAAAACTTTCCGGAAGGACTGGATACCTTGGTTGGCGAAAGGGGAGTCAAACTCTCCGGCGGGCAAAGGCAACGTATAGCCATTGCACGTGCGATTCTGAAAGATCCGGCAATCTTATTGTTAGATGAGGCTACCAGCGCCCTGGATGCAGAATCTGAAAAAATCGTGCAGGATGCCCTGGAAAAACTCATGGAAGGCAGAACCTCTATCATCATAGCTCACAGACTCAGTACCATCAAGGATGTAGACTGTATTTTTGTTTTGGATGAAGGTAAGATTGTTGAAAAAGGTCGGCATGAGGAGCTCCTGAATCTCCAGGATGGTGCCTATTCAAAACAGGCACATCTCGCAGGATTGAACTAG
- a CDS encoding carboxyl transferase domain-containing protein — translation MSANFTSFKAPMPGIIASILVQVGDRIKKGDALLAIEVMKMESVIVADQAGIVDAIHVNQGEVVEDKQVLLRLKMSDEGEEQEEHGETGKQKAERKDLTELKERKYFTQDEARPTAIAKRKSKGFRTARENIADLCEGADFREYGSLIIAAQRRRRKEEELIANTPADGIITGVGGVNTHLFGEEESQCMILAYDYTVLAGTQGMFGHKKTDRVLHVAKESEIPVILFAEGGGGRPGDTDFQGVGGLDVMTFALFAGLNGVVPRVTIVAGYCFAGNAALAGCADVIIATENSSLGMGGPAMIEGGGLGVFHPKEVGPSEIQDKNGVIDVLVKDEIEAVAAAKKYLSYFQGEIKDWEAEEQEKLREAIPENRKRIYDIHALIHTLADKDSVLELRPNFAPGMITAFIRIEGKPLGLIANNPKHLGGAIDSLTADKASRFMQLCNVFGIPILSLCDTPGFMVGPDAEKGGTVRHASRMFTIGAKLEVPIFTIVLRKAYGLGSMAMAGGSMHAPFFCLSWPTGEFGGMGLEGAVRLGYRKELEAIEDPIKRQAMYEKMVAKAYRHGRAINTAAYLEIDEVIDPAESRKWIVKGLASNRKKQKPEGRGFVDTW, via the coding sequence ATGTCTGCAAATTTCACCTCCTTTAAAGCCCCGATGCCCGGGATCATTGCCAGTATTCTTGTTCAAGTTGGAGATCGGATAAAGAAGGGAGATGCTCTTCTAGCCATCGAAGTTATGAAGATGGAGTCTGTGATCGTAGCAGATCAGGCAGGTATCGTAGATGCGATCCATGTGAATCAGGGAGAGGTAGTTGAGGATAAACAAGTGTTGCTTCGCTTGAAAATGTCAGATGAGGGAGAAGAGCAGGAGGAACATGGGGAAACAGGCAAACAAAAAGCTGAAAGAAAAGACCTGACTGAGTTAAAAGAACGGAAATATTTCACCCAGGATGAAGCTCGTCCTACAGCTATTGCAAAGCGGAAATCAAAAGGATTTCGAACTGCAAGAGAAAATATAGCGGACCTTTGTGAGGGAGCTGATTTCAGGGAATATGGTTCTCTGATTATTGCAGCTCAGAGAAGGAGGAGAAAAGAAGAGGAACTGATTGCCAATACCCCTGCTGATGGAATTATTACTGGTGTGGGTGGGGTAAACACCCATTTGTTTGGAGAAGAAGAAAGCCAGTGTATGATTCTGGCCTATGACTACACAGTTTTGGCAGGAACGCAGGGGATGTTTGGCCATAAAAAGACAGATCGAGTTCTGCATGTAGCTAAAGAGTCAGAAATCCCGGTGATACTCTTTGCAGAAGGTGGTGGGGGAAGACCTGGAGATACTGATTTTCAGGGAGTGGGCGGATTGGATGTGATGACTTTCGCTCTATTTGCCGGATTAAATGGGGTAGTGCCAAGGGTCACAATCGTGGCGGGCTATTGCTTTGCAGGAAATGCCGCTTTAGCGGGTTGTGCGGATGTGATTATAGCTACGGAGAACAGTTCGCTCGGAATGGGAGGTCCTGCCATGATAGAAGGAGGTGGCTTGGGCGTTTTTCATCCTAAAGAAGTTGGTCCTTCGGAAATACAGGATAAAAATGGAGTGATTGATGTGCTGGTGAAAGATGAAATAGAAGCAGTAGCTGCTGCGAAGAAATACCTCTCTTATTTTCAGGGAGAAATTAAAGACTGGGAAGCAGAGGAACAGGAGAAGTTGAGAGAGGCAATACCGGAAAATAGAAAACGGATATACGATATTCATGCCCTCATTCATACACTTGCAGATAAGGATTCTGTATTGGAGCTCAGACCCAACTTTGCTCCAGGCATGATTACGGCATTTATCCGTATCGAAGGCAAACCTCTGGGGCTAATCGCTAATAATCCTAAACATTTGGGTGGAGCTATTGATTCATTGACTGCTGATAAAGCCAGTCGCTTTATGCAGTTGTGCAATGTATTCGGCATTCCCATCCTCTCCCTTTGTGATACACCGGGATTTATGGTAGGTCCGGATGCAGAGAAAGGAGGAACCGTTCGCCATGCCAGCCGTATGTTTACCATTGGAGCTAAATTGGAGGTTCCGATTTTTACCATTGTGCTGAGGAAGGCCTATGGTTTGGGCTCGATGGCAATGGCAGGAGGCAGTATGCATGCGCCTTTCTTTTGTCTCTCATGGCCAACAGGTGAATTTGGAGGCATGGGACTGGAAGGAGCAGTCAGACTGGGATATAGGAAGGAACTTGAAGCCATTGAGGATCCAATCAAAAGGCAGGCGATGTATGAAAAAATGGTGGCAAAGGCTTATCGACATGGGAGAGCGATTAATACAGCTGCCTATTTAGAAATTGATGAAGTCATCGATCCCGCTGAATCCAGGAAGTGGATAGTCAAAGGCCTGGCATCCAACAGGAAGAAACAAAAGCCTGAAGGTCGAGGATTTGTTGATACCTGGTAG
- a CDS encoding sulfatase yields the protein MFKPYFPYVLIPIFFFLSCSENLKEKETNKQQPNILFLIADDWSYPHAGILGDPQVKTPTFDHLAKEGALFHHAYTASPSCSPSRASILTGRYPHQNEGGGNLWSVFPGKFPTWVNGLEDAGYFCGKTRKGWAPGNFKKSGYKHNPAGQDFDSFEEFYAQKEEGSPFSFWFGSSDPHRRYEPNTGVKTGMRADLVEVPGFMPALACVQNDILDYYFEVERFDRECGQIIRFLEEKGELENTLIIMTSDNGMPFPRAKANLYDYGTRMPLAIYWDGEIKAGTVAHDFVNFVDFAPTILSAAGVDIPESFSGKNLIQPDGSIMGKDRVILERERHANVRKGDLSYPMRGLRNHEYLYIRNFMPDRWPAGDPTVHRSVGQFGDVDNSISKFLVMNLEGKEGKIDYFNLTFAKRPIEELYRVEDDPFQLNNLAADPAFAKIKQELSEELLNWMKEQGDIRASEPQSIYYDTVEYTIEYQFENYDLAEKIDAYSMLKMDARMRFVEVECLEE from the coding sequence ATGTTCAAGCCTTACTTTCCTTATGTCCTGATCCCTATATTTTTTTTCCTTTCATGTAGCGAAAATCTAAAAGAAAAGGAAACAAATAAGCAGCAACCCAATATTCTTTTTCTTATTGCTGATGACTGGTCCTATCCACATGCAGGTATACTAGGTGATCCTCAGGTCAAAACCCCAACTTTTGATCATTTAGCAAAAGAAGGAGCCCTCTTTCATCATGCCTATACTGCCAGTCCCTCTTGCTCCCCTTCACGGGCCTCTATTTTGACAGGAAGGTATCCCCATCAAAATGAAGGAGGGGGAAATCTATGGTCCGTTTTTCCAGGAAAATTCCCAACCTGGGTAAATGGTCTGGAAGATGCGGGTTATTTCTGTGGAAAGACCAGAAAAGGCTGGGCACCCGGCAATTTTAAGAAAAGTGGATACAAGCATAATCCGGCAGGGCAAGATTTCGATAGCTTTGAAGAATTCTATGCCCAAAAGGAAGAAGGCAGTCCATTTTCTTTTTGGTTTGGGAGCTCAGATCCGCATAGGCGCTACGAACCCAATACGGGAGTTAAAACAGGTATGCGAGCCGACTTGGTTGAGGTTCCGGGATTTATGCCTGCTTTGGCTTGCGTCCAAAACGATATCCTGGATTATTATTTTGAGGTTGAGCGTTTTGACAGGGAATGTGGACAGATCATCCGATTTCTTGAAGAGAAGGGCGAATTAGAAAACACCCTCATTATCATGACCAGCGACAATGGAATGCCATTCCCTCGAGCAAAAGCAAATTTATATGATTATGGAACTCGCATGCCACTGGCGATTTACTGGGACGGGGAAATTAAGGCAGGTACAGTAGCACATGATTTTGTAAACTTTGTGGATTTTGCTCCTACAATATTATCTGCAGCTGGAGTGGATATTCCTGAGTCTTTTTCAGGAAAAAATCTAATTCAGCCAGATGGAAGCATCATGGGAAAAGATCGGGTCATATTGGAAAGAGAACGACATGCCAATGTTCGAAAAGGCGACCTAAGCTATCCGATGCGTGGCCTTAGAAATCATGAGTATTTATACATTCGAAACTTTATGCCTGACCGTTGGCCGGCAGGTGATCCCACAGTTCATCGATCCGTGGGGCAATTTGGAGATGTGGACAATTCCATTTCTAAATTCCTGGTTATGAATCTTGAGGGGAAAGAAGGGAAAATTGACTATTTCAATCTGACTTTCGCCAAGCGTCCGATAGAAGAATTATATAGAGTTGAGGATGATCCTTTCCAATTGAACAATCTTGCTGCTGATCCGGCTTTTGCAAAAATCAAACAGGAACTCTCCGAAGAACTCCTGAATTGGATGAAAGAGCAAGGAGACATACGAGCATCAGAGCCTCAAAGCATTTACTATGATACCGTAGAGTACACCATCGAGTATCAGTTTGAAAATTATGATTTGGCTGAAAAGATCGATGCGTATAGCATGTTGAAAATGGATGCCAGAATGAGGTTTGTGGAAGTGGAGTGTTTGGAAGAATAA